One part of the Solanum dulcamara chromosome 3, daSolDulc1.2, whole genome shotgun sequence genome encodes these proteins:
- the LOC129882012 gene encoding uncharacterized protein LOC129882012 isoform X3, translating into MERKGALYNIGSSTASKRENEINQVLDLKRSQFEAGKIQAQNDLSTPCEDYLLDIEFAESITNLDYGSSRGLLDPILESQIPLSSCDGTDTCGMPYSSGLVVQEAQSQNAMFGLTNSELHDLSRDKCESQILVEYSAVKFPTAFNPGDISNVDDVAGFFAEAASSEKMNDSMIDHSALTSNGISFMSNSMHNEGQVVNRESFDMHESSVISPPVTSQAIRIDTPVTQKRLRKPTRRYIDESSDLNARRSKKRAEVSTSAPESKNKLLKVRCQKKSHSESMEMELFPEESSYKAIQVPFASLVNEECDKRHASNAIQVLKPHKEEPYKEATVVSPKDDAVAPKKLDQDGARRKHHRLWTVSEVRKLIDGVAQYGVGRWSHIKKLYFSSSVHRTPVDLKDKWRNLLKATYLQKQSKITEKGKHNLSWRPLPKSVLHRVSELANMHPYPRNRRCKSSRSPCASSSSEHTNSSNIQ; encoded by the exons ATGGAAAGGAAAGGTGCTTTGTACAATATAG GTTCCAGTACTGCATCTAAACGGGAAAATGAAATTAACCAA GTGCTTGATCTAAAGCGAAGTCAATTTGAAGCCGGAAAAATTCAAGCACAAAATGATCTTTCCACTCCATGTGAAGATTATCTTTTAG ATATTGAATTTGCTGAAAGCATCACAAATCTGGATTATGGTTCAAGTAGAGGATTGCTGGACCCTATTTTAGAAAGTCAGATTCCATTATCCAGTTGTGATGGAACTGACACCTGTGGAATGCCATACTCTTCAGGGTTAGTTGTGCAAGAAGCTCAAAGTCAGAATGCTATGTTTGGCCTTACCAATTCAGAGTTGCATGACCTTTCTCGTGACAAATGTGAAAGTCAGATACTAGTTGAGTACAGTGCTGTGAAATTCCCTACTGCGTTCAATCCAGGAGATATCAGCAATGTGGATGATGTGGCAGGCTTCTTTGCTGAAGCTGCATCTTCTGAGAAAATGAATGACAGCATGATTGACCATTCTGCACTAACATCTAATGGAATTTCTTTTATGTCTAATTCTATGCATAATGAGGGGCAAGTTGTAAACCGTGAAAGCTTTGATATGCATGAATCCTCCGTAATAAGCCCTCCAGTCACTTCTCAAGCAATAAGAATTGACACTCCTGTCACTCAAAAGCGTCTGCGCAAGCCTACACGAAGGTATATTGATGAATCCTCAGATCTTAATGCTAGACGTTCTAAGAAAAGAGCAGAGGTTTCTACTAGTGCACCAGAATCAAAGAATAAGCTTCTCAAAGTCAGATGTCAGAAGAAATCTCATTCGGAATCTATGGAAATGGAATTGTTTCCCGAAGAGTCTTCTTATAAAGCTATTCAAGTGCCTTTTGCTTCTCTTGTGAATGAAGAATGTGATAAGAGGCATGCATCCAATGCAATACAG GTTCTCAAACCTCACAAGGAGGAACCTTATAAGGAGGCTACAGTTGTGAGTCCTAAAGATGATGCTGTTGCACCAAAGAAGTTGGATCAAGATGGTGCGCGGAGGAAACATCACAGGCTCTGGACTGTTTCAGAGGTCAGAAAGTTGATTGATGGAGTTGCCCAATATGGAGTTGGAAGATGGAGTCATATAAAGAAGCTTTATTTCTCATCATCTGTTCATAGAACACCTGTGGATCTCAAG GATAAATGGAGAAATCTTCTTAAAGCAACTTATCTACAGAAACAAAGCAAAATAACG GAAAAGGGTAAACATAACCTGTCTTGGCGACCTTTGCCAAAGTCTGTCCTGCATCGAGTCAGTGAACTGGCCAACATGCATCCGTATCCAAGAAACCGGAGGTGCAAGAGTTCCCGTTCTCCATGTGCTTCATCTTCTTCCGAGCATACTAACAGTTCTAACATCCAGTGA
- the LOC129882012 gene encoding uncharacterized protein LOC129882012 isoform X2, whose protein sequence is MMNQNSAYRSGFASLGVWFDESETRDDHASISGVLCFDEKRVLKGMERKGALYNIGSSTASKRENEINQVLDLKRSQFEAGKIQAQNDLSTPCEDYLLDIEFAESITNLDYGSSRGLLDPILESQIPLSSCDGTDTCGMPYSSGLVVQEAQSQNAMFGLTNSELHDLSRDKCESQILVEYSAVKFPTAFNPGDISNVDDVAGFFAEAASSEKMNDSMIDHSALTSNGISFMSNSMHNEGQVVNRESFDMHESSVISPPVTSQAIRIDTPVTQKRLRKPTRRYIDESSDLNARRSKKRAEVSTSAPESKNKLLKVRCQKKSHSESMEMELFPEESSYKAIQVPFASLVNEECDKRHASNAIQVLKPHKEEPYKEATVVSPKDDAVAPKKLDQDGARRKHHRLWTVSEVRKLIDGVAQYGVGRWSHIKKLYFSSSVHRTPVDLKDKWRNLLKATYLQKQSKITEKGKHNLSWRPLPKSVLHRVSELANMHPYPRNRRCKSSRSPCASSSSEHTNSSNIQ, encoded by the exons ATGATGAATCAG AATTCAGCATACCGAAGTGGTTTTGCTTCTCTAGGGGTTTGGTTTGATGAATCAG AAACCCGTGATGATCATGCTTCTATCTCTGGCGTCTTGTGTTTTGATGAGAAGAGGGTATTAAAGGGCATGGAAAGGAAAGGTGCTTTGTACAATATAG GTTCCAGTACTGCATCTAAACGGGAAAATGAAATTAACCAA GTGCTTGATCTAAAGCGAAGTCAATTTGAAGCCGGAAAAATTCAAGCACAAAATGATCTTTCCACTCCATGTGAAGATTATCTTTTAG ATATTGAATTTGCTGAAAGCATCACAAATCTGGATTATGGTTCAAGTAGAGGATTGCTGGACCCTATTTTAGAAAGTCAGATTCCATTATCCAGTTGTGATGGAACTGACACCTGTGGAATGCCATACTCTTCAGGGTTAGTTGTGCAAGAAGCTCAAAGTCAGAATGCTATGTTTGGCCTTACCAATTCAGAGTTGCATGACCTTTCTCGTGACAAATGTGAAAGTCAGATACTAGTTGAGTACAGTGCTGTGAAATTCCCTACTGCGTTCAATCCAGGAGATATCAGCAATGTGGATGATGTGGCAGGCTTCTTTGCTGAAGCTGCATCTTCTGAGAAAATGAATGACAGCATGATTGACCATTCTGCACTAACATCTAATGGAATTTCTTTTATGTCTAATTCTATGCATAATGAGGGGCAAGTTGTAAACCGTGAAAGCTTTGATATGCATGAATCCTCCGTAATAAGCCCTCCAGTCACTTCTCAAGCAATAAGAATTGACACTCCTGTCACTCAAAAGCGTCTGCGCAAGCCTACACGAAGGTATATTGATGAATCCTCAGATCTTAATGCTAGACGTTCTAAGAAAAGAGCAGAGGTTTCTACTAGTGCACCAGAATCAAAGAATAAGCTTCTCAAAGTCAGATGTCAGAAGAAATCTCATTCGGAATCTATGGAAATGGAATTGTTTCCCGAAGAGTCTTCTTATAAAGCTATTCAAGTGCCTTTTGCTTCTCTTGTGAATGAAGAATGTGATAAGAGGCATGCATCCAATGCAATACAG GTTCTCAAACCTCACAAGGAGGAACCTTATAAGGAGGCTACAGTTGTGAGTCCTAAAGATGATGCTGTTGCACCAAAGAAGTTGGATCAAGATGGTGCGCGGAGGAAACATCACAGGCTCTGGACTGTTTCAGAGGTCAGAAAGTTGATTGATGGAGTTGCCCAATATGGAGTTGGAAGATGGAGTCATATAAAGAAGCTTTATTTCTCATCATCTGTTCATAGAACACCTGTGGATCTCAAG GATAAATGGAGAAATCTTCTTAAAGCAACTTATCTACAGAAACAAAGCAAAATAACG GAAAAGGGTAAACATAACCTGTCTTGGCGACCTTTGCCAAAGTCTGTCCTGCATCGAGTCAGTGAACTGGCCAACATGCATCCGTATCCAAGAAACCGGAGGTGCAAGAGTTCCCGTTCTCCATGTGCTTCATCTTCTTCCGAGCATACTAACAGTTCTAACATCCAGTGA
- the LOC129881384 gene encoding putative white-brown complex homolog protein 30 yields the protein MGKPRIWLPCYYLFMILVLGFTPCVWCAPASKQTPTNANPTALPILASFIYGQLANLTKVFHKDITQVLGFCINDVDAELFEAFNFAKNLEFLNNCFKETKDVTQRLCNAAEMKFYFSSFLDTKSTKKTQVLRPNRNCNLTSWIPGCEPGWSCSVNVNEKVDLKNAKDMPDRTRDNQPCCEGFFCPRGLTCMMPCPLGAYCPRAALNKTTGGCQPYSYQLPPGKVNHTCGAADRWGSETNGGELFCSPGSYCPTTTKKVICSEGNYCRKGSTAPKECIKLSNCHKQSDKQKLHVIGFILIGALGFILIIFYNCSDQVINTKYRRVAKSREAAARHARETAQARERWGLVKDVAKKRAFGLQQQLSRTFSKKTSVKQGARGGFNLPKTNDEASIPPKGPSSSAGKGKKKEPSDLTKMMHSIENETDNMEGFHMQIGDKNIKKQAINAKKLHTRSQIFKYAYGQLEKEKAMEQKTKNMTFSGVISMATDDNTEIKTRPPIEIAFKDLTITLKKKHKHLMRSVTGKLMPGRISAVMGPSGAGKTTFLSAVAGKLTQCTLSGMVLINGRAESIHSYKKITGFVAQDDIVHGNLTVEENLRFNARCRLAADLPKADKVLVVERVIESLGLQAVRDSLVGTVEKRGISGGQRKRVNVGMEMVMEPSLLILDEPTSGLDSSSSNLLLKALRREALEGVNICMVLHQPSYTLYKMFDDLVLLAKGGLVAYHGPVKKAEEYFANLGIAVPDRVNPPDHFIDVLEGMVKPGGGVTVEQLPVRWMLHNGYPVPPDMMQLCDQIAMSSKGVAAAPDQSFSVDAWHEKRDSLSHVLLKSHDLSNRNTPGVNRQYRYYLGRVGKQRLREAQIQAADYLILLVAGSCLGILSNQKGDTFGYFGYMYSVIAVSLLCKIAALRSFSLDKLEYWRERESGMSSLAYFLSKDTIDHFNTVIKPLVFLSMFYFLNSPRSSFGANYLVFLCLVYCVTGIAYVFAICFAPGQAQLWCVLVPVVLTLIASLEPDSTAGKYIAKFCYPRWALEAFVIASAQSYSGVWLITRCGKLLELGFDVHSWNSSLILLFLTGVVSRLIAYVCLVCIKKK from the exons ATGGGTAAACCAAGGATATGGTTACCCTGTTATTATTTGTTTATGATTCTTGTTTTGGGTTTTACTCCATGTGTTTGGTGTGCACCTGCTAGTAAACAAACTCCTACTAATGCTAATCCTACTGCTCTGCCTATTCTTGCATCTTTCATTTATGGCCAACTTGCAAATCTTACAAAAGTATTCCATAAGGATATCACCCAGGTTTTGGGATTTTGCATTAATGATGT gGATGCTGAGTTGTTTGAGGCATTTAATTTTGCCAAAAACTTGGAATTCTTAAATAATTGCTTTAAAGAGACCAAAG ACGTGACACAGAGGCTATGTAACGCTGCAGAGATGAAATTCTACTTCTCAAGTTTTTTGGATACAAAATCAACCAAAAAAACTCAAGTCTTAAGACCCAATAGGAACTGTAATTTGACATCATGGATTCCTGGATGTGAACCAGGCTGGTCTTGCAGTGTAAATGTAAATGAGAAAGTTGACCTTAAGAATGCAAAAGATATGCCTGATCGTACTCGTGACAATCAACCTTGTTGTGAAGGGTTTTTCTGCCCTCGAGGCTTGACTTGCATGATGC CTTGCCCATTAGGTGCTTACTGTCCTCGTGCTGCACTCAACAAAACAACTGGTGGATGTCAACC ATATTCATACCAGTTACCTCCAGGCAAGGTAAATCACACTTGTGGAGCAGCTGATCGCTGGGGTAGTGAAACAAACGGTGGGGAGTTATTCTGCTCACCAGGATCTTACTGTCCAACTACCACCAAAAAGGTTATTTGCTCGGAAGG AAATTACTGCAGGAAGGGCTCTACAGCACCGAAAG AATGCATCAAGTTGAGTAACTGCCACAAACAATCAGACAAACAAAAGCTGCATGTAATTGGTTTTATACTTATT GGTGCTTTGGGTTTTATACTGATCATCTTTTATAATTGCTCTGATCAAGTCATAAATACTAAGTATCGAAGAGTCGCCAAGTCCAGGGAAGCTGCAGCAAGACATGCGCGAGAAACTGCACAAgcaagagaaaggtggggattaGTAAAAGATGTTGCTAAAAAACGTGCTTTTGGATTGCAACAACAGTTATCTCGCACATTCTCAAAGAAAACGAGCGTTAAGCAAGGAGCAAGAGGAGGTTTCAACCTACCTAAAACTAATGATGAAGCATCCATACCACCTAAAGGTCCTAgcagctcagctggaaaaggaaagaaaaaagaacCTAGTGATCTCACGAAAATGATGCATTCAATTGAAAATGAAACAGACAATATGGAGGGGTTCCATATGCAGATTGGAGATAAGAATATAAAGAAGCAAGCGATCAATGCTAAAAAACTGCATACTAGGagccaaatttttaaatatgcaTATGGTCAGCTTGAGAAAGAGAAAGCTATGGAGCAAAAAACTAAGAATATGACATTCTCGGGAGTTATCTCAATGGCAACAGATGATAATACTGAGATCAAGACTAGGCCTCCCATTGAGATTGCTTTTAAAGACTTGACCATTACTCTAAAAAAGAAGCACAAACATTTGATGAGGTCTGTTACTGGAAAACTTATGCCTGGTCGGATTTCTGCCGTCATGGGTCCATCTGGAGCAGGGAAGACTACTTTTCTTTCTGCTGTGGCTGGCAAGCTAACACAATGCACATTATCTGGGATGGTTCTCATAAATGGAAGGGCGGAATCTATCCACTCGTACAAGAAAATTACAGGTTTTGTTGCCCAAGATGATATAGTCCATGGAAACCTTACTGTGGAAGAGAACCTTCGATTCAATGCAAGATGCAG ACTAGCTGCAGACTTGCCAAAGGCTGATAAGGTTCTTGTAGTTGAGAGAGTTATTGAATCATTGGGTCTTCAGGCAGTTAGAGATTCTCTAGTTGGAACTGTAGAGAAGCGTGGAATTTCTGGTGGACAGAGGAAAAGAGTAAATGTGGGGATGGAAATGGTCATGGAACCTTCACTGCTAATTTTGGATGAACCTACATCTGGTTTAGACAGCTCATCCTCAAACTTACTTCTTAAAGCTCTTAGACGTGAAGCTCTTGAAGGTGTAAACATTTGCATGGTTCTTCACCAGCCAAG CTATACCTTGTACAAGATGTTCGATGACTTGGTACTTCTAGCCAAAGGTGGTCTTGTTGCATATCACGGCCCTGTGAAGAAAGCAGAAGAATACTTTGCAAATCTTGGAATCGCGGTACCGGATCGTGTAAATCCTCCTGACCATTTCATTGACGTCCTTGAGGGTATGGTCAAACCAGGTGGAGGTGTGACCGTGGAACAACTTCCTGTCCGATGGATGCTTCATAATGGTTATCCTGTACCCCCAGATATGATGCAATTGTGTGATCAGATTGCAATGTCCTCCAAGGGTGTTGCAGCAGCTCCTGACCAATCTTTTTCCGTTGATGCATGGCATGAGAAGCGAGATTCTCTGTCTCATGTCTTGTTAAAATCCCATGACTTGTCTAATAGAAACACTCCAGGCGTAAACCGGCAGTATAGATACTATCTTGGAAG GGTTGGCAAACAGCGATTGCGAGAAGCTCAAATACAAGCAGCAGATTATTTAATCCTGTTGGTTGCTGGATCATGCTTGGGAATTCTATCCAACCAGAAGGGGGACACCTTTGGATACTTCGGCTATATGTATAGTGTCATTGCTGTGT CACTCCTCTGTAAGATTGCAGCATTGAGATCCTTTTCATTGGACAAGTTAGAATActggagagagagagaaagcgGCATGAGCAGTCTAGCTTATTTCCTTTCTAAGGATACAATAGACCATTTCAATACTGTTATAAAGCCTTTGGTTTTTCTGTCTATGTTCTATTTCTTAAATAGTCCAAGATCATCCTTTGGCGCCAACTACCTCGTTTTCCTCTGCCTCGTATACTGTGTGACTGGCATAGCTTATGTGTTTGCCATCTGCTTTGCACCTGGACAGGCACAATTG TGGTGTGTTCTTGTTCCTGTTGTTTTGACTCTCATTGCAAGCCTGGAACCAGACAGTACTGCCGGAAAATACATAGCTAAGTTTTGCTACCCAAGGTGGGCTCTGGAAGCATTTGTCATTGCAAGTGCGCAGAG TTATTCAGGAGTATGGTTGATAACAAGATGTGGCAAATTATTGGAGCTAGGCTTTGATGTGCATAGCTGGAATTCTTCTCTAATTTTACTGTTTCTTACTGGTGTAGTTTCTCGTTTAATAGCTTACGTTTGTTTAGTATgtattaaaaagaaataa
- the LOC129882014 gene encoding serine/threonine-protein kinase PCRK1-like isoform X1: MGGYFSSILKDMKCFPFYTGEKKEEPKTAKSNPVLSSFGLSDSEFRHSHRESSSQNVSDTSTESRGRSQFPSLSDRPSDLRAFTFSELKAATKNFNRTTKIGEGGFGCVYKATVKTGEDSVQKIDVAVKQLGRRGLQGHKEWVTEVNVLGVAEHRNLVKLVGYCAEDDERGIQRLLVYEYMPNKSVENHLSARSETPLSWAMRLKIAQDAARGLAYLHEEMDVQIIFRDFKSSNILLDEQWNAKLSDFGLARLGPPEGLTHVSTAVVGTMGYAAPEYVQTGRLTSKSDVWSYGVFLYELITGRRPLDRNRPRSEQKLLEWVKPYISDSKKFQQILDPRLDGKISRSAQKLSIVANRCLVRHAKSRPKMSEVLVMVNKVVETSTGIGNPEPPVKKEEPTSSESERKGKRKIIDIKLGDGSGLVHMWSTKLINTC, from the exons ATG GGAGGGTATTTTAGTAGTATACTGAAGGACATGAAGTGTTTTCCGTTCTACACTGGTGAGAAGAAGGAAGAACCTAAGACAGCAAAGTCAAATCCAGTTCTGTCCTCTTTTGGTCTTTCGGATAGTGAATTTCGGCATTCTCATCGTGAGTCCAGCTCtcagaatgtatcagataccaGCACAGAGTCCAGAGGAAGGAGCCAATTTCCAAGCCTGTCTGATAGGCCTTCCGATCTCAGGGCATTTACATTCTCAGAACTGAAAGCAGCAACGAAGAATTTCAACCGTACTACCAAGATTGGGGAAGGTGGATTTGGATGTGTATATAAGGCCACAGTAAAAACTGGTGAGGATTCAGTTCAAAAGATTGACGTGGCTGTAAAACAACTTGGTAGAAGAGGATTACAG GGCCACAAAGAGTGGGTGACAGAAGTCAACGTTCTCGGGGTGGCTGAACACAGGAACCTCGTCAAATTAGTAGGCTATTGCGCGGAAGATGATGAGAGAGGAATCCAGCGGCTTTTGGTGTATGAATATATGCCTAACAAAAGTGTCGAGAATCATTTGTCAGCTCGGTCAGAAACCCCTCTCTCCTGGGCAATGAGGTTAAAGATAGCCCAAGATGCTGCTCGTGGCTTAGCATACCTACATGAAGAAATGGATGTTCAG ATCATCTTCAGAGATTTTAAATCTTCAAACATTCTTTTGGACGAGCAATGGAATGCAAAGTTGTCAGATTTTGGATTGGCTAGGTTGGGACCTCCTGAGGGTCTAACCCATGTCTCAACTGCG GTTGTTGGAACCATGGGATATGCTGCTCCTGAATATGTTCAAACTGGCCGTCTCACTTCCAAGAGTGATGTGTGGAGCTATGGTGTCTTTCTCTATGAGCTGATTACTGGTCGACGCCCATTAGATCGAAATCGGCCTAGGAGCGAGCAGAAGCTCTTAGAGTGGGTAAAGCCATACATATCAGATTCTAAGAAGTTTCAGCAAATATTAGACCCAAGGCTTGATGGTAAAATCTCAAGGTCAGCCCAGAAACTCTCCATTGTCGCCAACCGCTGCTTGGTCAGACATGCAAAGTCGCGTCCAAAAATGAGTGAAGTACTGGTAATGGTGAACAAAGTTGTCGAGACATCAACAGGAATAGGAAATCCTGAACCACCTGTGAAAAAAGAAGAACCAACTTCATCAGAATCTGAAAGGAAAGGTAAGAGGAAGATCATTGATATCAAACTTGGAGATGGTAGCGGGTTAGTACACATGTGGTCAACAAAACTGATAAACACCTGTTAA
- the LOC129882014 gene encoding serine/threonine-protein kinase PCRK1-like isoform X2 → MGGYFSSILKDMKCFPFYTGEKKEEPKTAKSNPVLSSFGLSDSEFRHSHRESSSQNVSDTSTESRGRSQFPSLSDRPSDLRAFTFSELKAATKNFNRTTKIGEGGFGCVYKATVKTGEDSVQKIDVAVKQLGRRGLQGHKEWVTEVNVLGVAEHRNLVKLVGYCAEDDERGIQRLLVYEYMPNKSVENHLSARSETPLSWAMRLKIAQDAARGLAYLHEEMDVQIIFRDFKSSNILLDEQWNAKLSDFGLARLGPPEGLTHVSTAVVGTMGYAAPEYVQTGRLTSKSDVWSYGVFLYELITGRRPLDRNRPRSEQKLLEWVKPYISDSKKFQQILDPRLDGKISRSAQKLSIVANRCLVRHAKSRPKMSEVLVMVNKVVETSTGIGNPEPPVKKEEPTSSESERKACGIFDTICDLLQNLLRI, encoded by the exons ATG GGAGGGTATTTTAGTAGTATACTGAAGGACATGAAGTGTTTTCCGTTCTACACTGGTGAGAAGAAGGAAGAACCTAAGACAGCAAAGTCAAATCCAGTTCTGTCCTCTTTTGGTCTTTCGGATAGTGAATTTCGGCATTCTCATCGTGAGTCCAGCTCtcagaatgtatcagataccaGCACAGAGTCCAGAGGAAGGAGCCAATTTCCAAGCCTGTCTGATAGGCCTTCCGATCTCAGGGCATTTACATTCTCAGAACTGAAAGCAGCAACGAAGAATTTCAACCGTACTACCAAGATTGGGGAAGGTGGATTTGGATGTGTATATAAGGCCACAGTAAAAACTGGTGAGGATTCAGTTCAAAAGATTGACGTGGCTGTAAAACAACTTGGTAGAAGAGGATTACAG GGCCACAAAGAGTGGGTGACAGAAGTCAACGTTCTCGGGGTGGCTGAACACAGGAACCTCGTCAAATTAGTAGGCTATTGCGCGGAAGATGATGAGAGAGGAATCCAGCGGCTTTTGGTGTATGAATATATGCCTAACAAAAGTGTCGAGAATCATTTGTCAGCTCGGTCAGAAACCCCTCTCTCCTGGGCAATGAGGTTAAAGATAGCCCAAGATGCTGCTCGTGGCTTAGCATACCTACATGAAGAAATGGATGTTCAG ATCATCTTCAGAGATTTTAAATCTTCAAACATTCTTTTGGACGAGCAATGGAATGCAAAGTTGTCAGATTTTGGATTGGCTAGGTTGGGACCTCCTGAGGGTCTAACCCATGTCTCAACTGCG GTTGTTGGAACCATGGGATATGCTGCTCCTGAATATGTTCAAACTGGCCGTCTCACTTCCAAGAGTGATGTGTGGAGCTATGGTGTCTTTCTCTATGAGCTGATTACTGGTCGACGCCCATTAGATCGAAATCGGCCTAGGAGCGAGCAGAAGCTCTTAGAGTGGGTAAAGCCATACATATCAGATTCTAAGAAGTTTCAGCAAATATTAGACCCAAGGCTTGATGGTAAAATCTCAAGGTCAGCCCAGAAACTCTCCATTGTCGCCAACCGCTGCTTGGTCAGACATGCAAAGTCGCGTCCAAAAATGAGTGAAGTACTGGTAATGGTGAACAAAGTTGTCGAGACATCAACAGGAATAGGAAATCCTGAACCACCTGTGAAAAAAGAAGAACCAACTTCATCAGAATCTGAAAGGAAAG CATGTGGTATTTTCGACACTATATGTGACTTGCTGCAGAATCTTCTGAGGATCTAA
- the LOC129882014 gene encoding serine/threonine-protein kinase PCRK1-like isoform X3, with protein MKCFPFYTGEKKEEPKTAKSNPVLSSFGLSDSEFRHSHRESSSQNVSDTSTESRGRSQFPSLSDRPSDLRAFTFSELKAATKNFNRTTKIGEGGFGCVYKATVKTGEDSVQKIDVAVKQLGRRGLQGHKEWVTEVNVLGVAEHRNLVKLVGYCAEDDERGIQRLLVYEYMPNKSVENHLSARSETPLSWAMRLKIAQDAARGLAYLHEEMDVQIIFRDFKSSNILLDEQWNAKLSDFGLARLGPPEGLTHVSTAVVGTMGYAAPEYVQTGRLTSKSDVWSYGVFLYELITGRRPLDRNRPRSEQKLLEWVKPYISDSKKFQQILDPRLDGKISRSAQKLSIVANRCLVRHAKSRPKMSEVLVMVNKVVETSTGIGNPEPPVKKEEPTSSESERKGKRKIIDIKLGDGSGLVHMWSTKLINTC; from the exons ATGAAGTGTTTTCCGTTCTACACTGGTGAGAAGAAGGAAGAACCTAAGACAGCAAAGTCAAATCCAGTTCTGTCCTCTTTTGGTCTTTCGGATAGTGAATTTCGGCATTCTCATCGTGAGTCCAGCTCtcagaatgtatcagataccaGCACAGAGTCCAGAGGAAGGAGCCAATTTCCAAGCCTGTCTGATAGGCCTTCCGATCTCAGGGCATTTACATTCTCAGAACTGAAAGCAGCAACGAAGAATTTCAACCGTACTACCAAGATTGGGGAAGGTGGATTTGGATGTGTATATAAGGCCACAGTAAAAACTGGTGAGGATTCAGTTCAAAAGATTGACGTGGCTGTAAAACAACTTGGTAGAAGAGGATTACAG GGCCACAAAGAGTGGGTGACAGAAGTCAACGTTCTCGGGGTGGCTGAACACAGGAACCTCGTCAAATTAGTAGGCTATTGCGCGGAAGATGATGAGAGAGGAATCCAGCGGCTTTTGGTGTATGAATATATGCCTAACAAAAGTGTCGAGAATCATTTGTCAGCTCGGTCAGAAACCCCTCTCTCCTGGGCAATGAGGTTAAAGATAGCCCAAGATGCTGCTCGTGGCTTAGCATACCTACATGAAGAAATGGATGTTCAG ATCATCTTCAGAGATTTTAAATCTTCAAACATTCTTTTGGACGAGCAATGGAATGCAAAGTTGTCAGATTTTGGATTGGCTAGGTTGGGACCTCCTGAGGGTCTAACCCATGTCTCAACTGCG GTTGTTGGAACCATGGGATATGCTGCTCCTGAATATGTTCAAACTGGCCGTCTCACTTCCAAGAGTGATGTGTGGAGCTATGGTGTCTTTCTCTATGAGCTGATTACTGGTCGACGCCCATTAGATCGAAATCGGCCTAGGAGCGAGCAGAAGCTCTTAGAGTGGGTAAAGCCATACATATCAGATTCTAAGAAGTTTCAGCAAATATTAGACCCAAGGCTTGATGGTAAAATCTCAAGGTCAGCCCAGAAACTCTCCATTGTCGCCAACCGCTGCTTGGTCAGACATGCAAAGTCGCGTCCAAAAATGAGTGAAGTACTGGTAATGGTGAACAAAGTTGTCGAGACATCAACAGGAATAGGAAATCCTGAACCACCTGTGAAAAAAGAAGAACCAACTTCATCAGAATCTGAAAGGAAAGGTAAGAGGAAGATCATTGATATCAAACTTGGAGATGGTAGCGGGTTAGTACACATGTGGTCAACAAAACTGATAAACACCTGTTAA